The sequence below is a genomic window from Haemophilus pittmaniae.
ACCTATGCGCAAGGTATCATCTAATGCCTCACCGAAAGATGTATTATCAATATAATCTTTCGCTGATTTTAAACTTTCCTTCGTTTTTTGTGGCCCTGAATTTGTTAAGCCATACCAAATTGAACGAAAATAGGCATCATCTGGATAATAATTTCTTGCTAGGGACTCAAAATCCTTACCTTCTGATACATGAGCCAAATAAGCATTAAGTTGTTCTTTAAAATGCTTATTCGCCTCCTGTGAATAGGCTAAATAACAATCTGCATTACCTGCACATTGTTGCTCCGCTCTACGTTTTGCTGCGAGAAGCTCCCGCTCAAGGGATTGACGATATTCATCCAGTTCTTGATTACGTTTTTTACTAAGCTCATTAGTTTCCTCGACCACTCTCATCTCGCAATCAGAATCACCTTTACAAGCTTTATATTTTCTTTCTGCTTCAACTAAATCAGATGGTTTTAAATAATTATTCTCCACCGCATTATTCGCCACGGTCATTCCTACGGATGTGTCATTCAGTGAACTCACTAAATCTTGGCCTTGCATTGCTGAAGAAAGCCCGCCGGCTATACCGGCTATCGCTTTCGCGGCATCACGCACCTTGCTGCGTTCTTCTGGACTGAGTTCGGCTGCTTTCTTGCCAAAAATATGTTCTGCCAAATAAGCAGCACCCAGCTCACCCGCCGCGGTACTAATCGCGCCGGTTGTAGCACTACCGCCCGTCAATTCCGCTTCAATGGCTCCCCAAATAACATGCGCCGGTAAATTGAGACTTGGAATGTCCTTTGTGACATCCTTAATCACTTGATTCACATAAGGGGAGGCTCCGGCTGCTGCAATCGCCTGCGCCGAACCGCCAGATACGCCCATTAACACCGCTTGTGTGAGGGCATCCGTCGCTCGCTTATATTCACCGCCAGTCCCCCACTGGTCTTGGCTAATTCTCGCGTTGAGAATTTGCTCATCCAAGGCATTCGCTTGTGCGCTATCTCCTCTCGCTTCTGCTGCTTCTTTTTGACTTTGCAGTACTTTAATCTCTTTCGCTATCGCTTTTTGCTGCACATCAATATATTTATTCACCGCCGTTTGGATATGCCCTGCCGCCTCCCGTATCTGACGTTGTTCATCCAATTGTTTATTCACATCTTTTGGCGTTTCGACTTGAGGGTTCGCTTGAGCAAGCTCGGTATTAATGCCGAGTGCTTTGGCTGTGGTTGCGGTTGGTGTGGTGTCTTTAGTTAAGATTATCGTGCCTTCGCTTAAGGTTGCCTTCGTAAGACTGCTGTCGCTGTCACTTTGGCTCATTGGCAGGCCACCGTTCACACCTCCGGAACGCTCCCCCTTCACCAGCGTGCTATCCGGCGCATTTTCTTTTACTACCTTGCCCGTTTTATTATCAATCTGTTCATCTGCCGTTTGCTTCAGGTTTAGATTTAAGCTACCACTAGAGGCTTTACTAGAAGAGTGATTGTGAATATCTTCAAAGGTTAGGGCGTTGGTTTCTAAACGGTTGGCTTCAGGATTTTGCCCGATAATCGCAGCCCCTTTTAAATGTACGTTGTCGGCTTTTACATTGTAATGGTCTTCTGCAAACAGGCCTGCTTGTTCCAATACTTGGTGATATTCCGTTGTCCCCTTAGCCGCTTGAGCCCCAACTGAGGCACCCCAAGCCGAACCAAAACCGCCCTCCACTTGTAAATTTAAACCGGAGGAAGTGTTTTTGCTCTTCGCATGGCTTTGTAGGCTTTCAACCGTCAAATCTCCTTGAATATCCGTTTCGATCACCCGCGCTTTGGCGGTGACTCCCCGAAGATGCGCATCGGCTTGTGGGCTTGACTTCGTGCTATCGCCCGTTTTTAGGCTTAAGCGTTCGGTATCAATTTGGCTATTACGTACCGTTTGGAACTCGCTGTCCTGTTTACCTTGGCCAAAACCTAGCTGTAAATAGAACGACCAACCGGTTTTCGCGCCAACACTGACGGCGGTTCCCACCTCAACACCACTATTTTGTTGGCGACCTTTGTATTGTCCTAAATCAAGCCCCGCTTGGTAATCAATCCCATCTCGGCCGTAAAGGCTAATATGGCTATCCGCTAAACGTTGGCCTGTTTTATCTCGACTGGTCAGATCCGTGTGGGTTAAATCTAATTTGCCTGAATGGGCATTTAGCTCAATATCCTTCGCATTCATGCGGTTGGCTTGGCTGATTTTTTCCCAGCCTTCACGATTATCTCGATGATGGCTAAAGCCTGTCCCCGTTTCAATCCGTAAGAGATAACCCGCATCCGTTGGATTCTTACTCCAGTTGCTAATATCGACTTCCTTCGCCAATTCCAAGGCATTATATCCCTGCGCTGCAATGCTCATTAAATTAGCAGCTTTCACGCGGTCGGAGGCATCTTTGTTTTTTACCGTGCTTTCAATGGTGTTAATGAGGTCAATAATCGGTGATTTCACCCGAGTAAAGTTACCGATTTTTAAATCACTCTCATGGCTTTTTAAAGACTGTTCATTAAATACTGTATCGGTTTTTATTGAAGCGGCATCGACGCTAATTTTATTCTTCGCCAACAGTTCACTGGAAGTTTGTTGATATTCGCCGCCGGCATTTACCTTCACATCGCCATTGAGGCTGCTAATTAAGCTGCCGCTATGTACGGTTTGCCCCTGTTGTTTGGACGATAGCTCGCGGTGATAACCGAAGAAACGTTCTGTATCCGATACCTTAGCCGCGCCAACTGCCCGCTTAGTACTGCTTTCATCCGTATTGATATGTTCCACCGCTGTCGTCAAACGAATGTCTTTTCCAGCCTGTAACTGTGCATTCTGCTCACTAATGAGTTTTAACCCTTGAGCGCTAATATTACCGGTTTGTGCCACAATCGAAGAGGCGCCTCCAGCTGTCATTAAAGCGCCTTGCTGTTGACTATTTTCACCAATGCCGTGGGATTTATCGTTATACACCCCAAACATGCCATCTGCCCGTTGTGCGCCGTCATAGTTTGCACCTTTGCGACGCTGCTCGTTACGCGATGATTGCCAACTTTGTGCAGCCGCCAAAAGTACATTCCCTTTGGCGTTTAACTGTAGATCCTTGCCTGCATGATATTGACCACCTTGCGCAGAAATATCAGCTTCGCGTGCTTGTATGGTTAAATTCCCCTTCGCACTGAGTTCAGCCCCCTTCGCGGTTTCACTTTGCGCATAATGATGGGATTCAGTTTGTTGACGATAGCCATAGCCCGCTACTCGGTTAGCGATTTGATGATTTGCCTTATCTGTTGCTTCCACAAAATTTATGATTTTGCCTACCAAGGTTTGCGTTGAACCGTTAGCGCTTTCATCTTGATATTGCTGTTTTTTCACTGCATGCTCATCTATTGTCGCACGAACCCCCACGCCCTTCACTTTGGTGCGGCTGTGTTGTTCACTTTGGCTGCGATCATAAACCGCATTAACTTTCACCTCTGAACCACTAAGCAACATATCACCGCCTGCATCCAAATGCGAACCATCAAGCGTTAGTGCTTTATTAGCCAACAACATTACATCGCCATTTTTACTAGTCAGTTGCGCTACCTTAGCCTGCTGCTCACTTGCTTGGCCATCCAATGCGTGATTAGACTTCTCATAACCAACCCGTGCGACACCTCCGCTATAACCACTGGTGAGACCTGATTTTTGGTGTTTCTCCCACTCGATACGCTTCTCACTATCTATGGCTGATTCTAGATTCAGCTTACCGCCAGCAGTAAAAATCAGATCGCCGGTTGCAAGTACTTGTGTTGCTACCGCCGTTAAATCACCTCCGGCTGCAACTTTAACGGATTGGCCATTCAATTGCGTGGCTTGTTGGGTTTGACTCTCCGTGTGCAGATAACTTTCATGCGATTCACTACCGCCCAATCGCTTGGTCTTATCCTTGTGGTACTCTTCCAAACTATGGTTTTCTGTTGTAGTACCAAGGCGAAGAGCTTCTGTTGCACTCAGCTGAAGCGCACCTTTTGATTGTAACTGAGTCCCTTCAGCTGTCATTGTATTGGCCTGCAACGTCACATCACCTTGACTATGGACTCGGGTAACCTGTGCTTTTGTAGCCTTCTCGTGTTTACGATGATTACTGCTACCACCTAATTGTTGTTCACTTTGCTCCATCACCGTGCCAAGCTCAAGCTTGTCGGTAGCATGAAGCCGTGTTTGACCTTTGCCATCATTAATAATATTGACCGCATTCAGTGCAATATTTTCTGCTGCTAAAGTTAAACTGCCGTTCTCTCCTTTAACATACACTGTTGCTTGACGATCAATATGAGTTTGATTATTGCGATACCCACCCGACTTAACTTCATTCGTCGCCGTAGTCGAATTCAGCGCAATTTGCTTACCGGCTTGTAACAATAATGCATTATCCGCTTCAAATCGGCCCGCTCCGGTAATGTCGTTTTCTGCAAGTAATGCCACCTGTTGACCATTAATCTTGCCATCATTATGTATGTTATTTGCTTGAATATAAGTCAATGTTCGAGCGGCCATTTGTGCTTGATTATGAACGTCTTTATCCGTATCGATAATGATTTGATCAGCCGAAATTAATGTCGCGCGGCCATCCACACCACTGTTCTTAATATCTTCTTGACGAGTCTTCGATAAATACACTTTCGGTGCCAACACAACTTGTTGACTACCATCTTTTAACGTCACAGTTTGGGGTTCAAACCATACAATATCACTGGTTAAGGCTTGAACCTGTTCCTTGGAAAGGGCTACTCCCGGCATTAAGTGGAACTGTCCCGCCGCGGTCACCGCATTATCCATTAAGGCTTTATATTGCGCTTCAAAGTTCGCATAATTATCTAAGAATGGACGGCCGGTGAGTTGATTTAACTGATTGCGTATCAACTGTTGTTCATAATAGCCATCACCTAAACGTTTCAAGATATTTTGTGGATCTGCACGTAACATCTTGAACATATAATCACTACTTAACCATTTACGACGATCAGTAAATTGCGGATCAGTTTCCACTAAAACCTGATTATTAGATGTCGGATTAACTTTATATAGTGATGAACTCGGTAAGCTCATTCCTCTGTCATTTTCATTTGCCAACTCATGGGCATCAAAGGTGTAATCGGTAAATACATTGGCTACCGGCAATGTAATAGTTCGACTATCCGTGTAAAGACGTCCAACTGTTTCATTTGTCTCACGACGTTTATATTTATTACGGCCACTGGCGGTCTTAGATTTACGTTTAAGTAAACGACTATATTTTTTATCACCATAAGCTTCCGTGTATTGCATGCCTTCCGCATTGATATTGTCAATTTTGGCATTTAATAAATGCAAAGCACCGCCCAATAGCACTTGGGATTTATCATTGGTGAATTTATCTGTATCTACGGTCATCTCACCATCCATTACAATTTTTGCTGGTTGGCTTTGTGTCACCGTAGTGGCTCGAATCACCTCTTTATTTACATTGGTTATCCAATAATCTTCGATCTTACGTCCCACGTAAGCGGCAATCGCAGCATTATGATTTTCAATAGCTGTCGCCAAGGCATTGAATTGTGCCTCGTTATCTTTCATCCATTGAACGTAAAGCGGTTTAATTGTTTTATCAAACTCAGCCTTCTCTAACTGATAGTTTTTTAATGCTTGCTGGTAATCATTTAATTGCGTCTGATATGCCGCCTTCGCTGCTTCATCTAAATTCGCAAGATTAGCCGGCTCACTCGGTTTAATAGGCTCAACCGGCACTTGGGCTGTACTTAACACCCGCTCGATATGATTACGTTGTTGAGTGTAAATACCAAAAACTTTCCAGGCGGGATCATTTGGCAGGTAGTAGGTTTCCGGTTGAATATCACAATTCACATCCTGGCAAATCGCAACCGAAGGTAATAGGAAGGAAAGCACATCTCCATTCTTTGGTTTATCCACTGCTGAAGGTAATGATTTCACCCGATAACCATTTTTCCCACGAACCCCGGAATAATGTTGCAGCAAACTCATATCCAAATGAAAACGTTGTTCCGATTCTCCTTTTGGCACAATATAGTGGCGATCAACATTTTTCTCTGAAACAACGTTGACTTCAGTCTCAAAAAAATCATTGGTTTGCACAACTTCACCAACACGCCACACACCACCACGACCTTGCATTAAAGCACTGCGGTTCTCTACTTTGTCCGCTTTACCGGTGGATTCATCGTTTTCATCTAGTGCATCACCAATAGAGAAACGCCCTAGGCTAACCATTGCGGTAGCACCATCCGTATTCCCCGTATAAAAACGACTTTGATTTAATATTCGCTTCGCACCTACATCCAATTGTTCCCGTGCCGCAATAGTTGCGGAAACGACATTACCCTCAGCATCTTTTTCATCTAGATTCTCAAGCAATGCAGTTCCTAATGCCACTTTGTCACCATAAATACGGCCAGAGCCAATATTTTGGATAGCACTCCCCTTAATAACAGTTTTTGATGGCGCCTCCCCTTCCTCTGCATGACGCGCATTGATCAAACCTCGGTTAACGACTGCACCTTGCGTTTCTAGTCTTACATCACCGCCAACGATTTCTCCGTTCACACTTTGTTCTAATGAGGCACTTTTTATATCGATTTTTTTCTTAGCAAGGATTTGGCCGTTTTGCTTGATCTCCCCTTTGGTGCTGACAGAGGCTTTTCCTTTATGAGCTACAAGGCTGGCGCCTTGGGCATTGTGCAACTCGCTAGCAGCCACTAGTGCATTTTCCTGCGCTTGAATATGCCCCTCATTAACAATTTTACCTTGGCTATCAATCTTCACATCGCCCGCTGAAGCACCGATATGGCCGGCATTGCGCACACCAAGGCCTTGGCCGTTATCCACTAAATGAATTTTCTCGGCATACATTCCGCCCAATTGGCTAACATCAACGCTGTAAGTAGATTGGTTTTCGGGCGTTGTCGGGGTGTTGGCTGCCGGTTGTTCTCCCACATACACTACCGAATCATTGGTGCGGTCAACCTTGTTTTTGCCGGTGGTGACTTTAATCCCTTTGTTCGACCAAACACCGCCCTTGATTTCAGCTTTCTCACTGATGATGTCGGTGTAATCCGCTTGGCGGTTATCCATGCCTTTTTCACCCACGGTAACTTTGCCGCCCTGTACGCGATAGCCCTTCAGGTTGCCGTTTTCCACTTCAGCCTTACCGGTGGTCAAGGTGGCTCGGCCGGCATTAATCACCCCACAGCCATCACAATGAATGCCATTTGGGTTGGCAATCACAACATCGGCTTTTTTCCCCGCCACTTCCACATAGCCTTTTAAGCGGCTTGGATTAGCCGAGTTCACCTCGTTAAGAATGACTTTAGCTTCACCACGCGCAAGATTCGGGTTGCCCTGCACCCAGCCGGCCATTTGGGTTTGTACCGCCTTACGGGCGTTGTTGAGGATGGCGCCCTGCTCGGCCACATCAAATTGTGTATATTGGTTGCGTGAGACCCCGCCCGCACTTGGCGTTTGGATATTGACCTGTGGCAGGCCGTTTGCGGTTTTCAGTACGGTTGGTTGTTGATTGCCCGGCGCCGATTTATCCGCTCGAATCGCCATTTCTTGTGCCTGCGCTTGCGGCATCCAGACAAATCCTAAGGACAACATCAATGCAAACGCCACCCCGGTAAGCGGAGCTTTTCCTAAATTAGCATCTAACCCATTGATTTTATTAGAGTTGCTTGAAAAATGCGTTTCTACGCTATCCACCGCCGCTTTGCCCGCGCTTTTGGCCAGTTCGGACACCACCACCAGTTGATTTAACACGCGGCTGAAGATGACTTTATAATGATGTTTATTCATTTTTAATTTCCTTTAAATTTTAAAATCAATGTTAATGTAGCTTGAATCACTACCATAAATCGCCACACTCAAACCTGCTCCAGTTTGAGTTTATTTGCTATCGTAATAATTGTTGCAATTTTAACGACTTTCTAAATATTTCAATATTACTTCATAATCATTAAATATCAGTCAAAAAAAGTACGATCAATTTTTAAAACTTAGTAAAAAATAACTGCACTTTTAGTATAAAGTTTAACTATTTTATTGTTCCTTCTTCGCTTTTACTCGCTCTTCCCAAATCTCTCTAGGAATCCCATATTCCTTTATCTCATTTTCTTCAAGATCACTAACTCCTCGAAGATAGAGCATTGGCCAGCTATCTTCATCTGGAACATAGGCAAATTTCACATCAAATTTTCCATTTTCATCTAAAGTAAATCTGCTTTGAGTCCAATCGCTACCAAATTTAGCCATAGTTTCTTTTAGCTTAGAATAAAAATTAAGAATTTCTCTTTTTTCTTCAGGAAATCCTCCTAAAGGAGTTTTTTTCCTCTCCATTCTGATCAATCCAGTACATTCCATAATTTTGATCATCAGGTTGTAACTCACATTCAAATATATACTTCGATGCATCAAGTGGCATAATTTTCCATATTGTTTTAGCAATATTCTCATGTAATTCATTGCATTCTTCAAACAACATATTAATCTCCTGTTGGGGTATTTCTCATGATTCTTTCAAATTGCTTACCATCAACTGAATAAGATACTTCAAATGAATCAGGACTCTTACTACTACTTGAATAAGTAGGATATTTCAAATCCCCTTACCTTGTTTATCGACCAAATAATGAACTCCAAAATCCTTTTTTATTTTCAACTTTCTTTTGCTTCGCTTCTTCCATTCTTTGTTTGACATAATTTACCCAAACTTGATGGGGCGCATCAAAATCAAATGATTTCATAAAATCATAAGGAATTTTATATTCTGCTAATGGATTTATATCAATCAATTCTTTGGGCGCTATAGGGCTATCAATACCCAAATCAAAACCGTGGATTACTGCGATTTTGGCATACATTAAAACTTGCGGTTGCAAGTAAAAATCAAAATGTAAAAGTGTGTCTTTGGCTGCTCGTTTCGCAAACTTAAGTTCGAGTAATTTATCTAAAGCCTCTTGCATTCCTTTTATATTTTTATCCGCTAGTGCCACATAAAATTCATAATCGGGAATGCGCTTTAAATCGCTACGGGCTTTTTTCTCATCATTTAAGAACGTGAGTGAGCGTTCTTTTAATAATGTCCAATCGCCACTTAACGCCAATAAAGTGTTCGCATTAAAAAAAGGTCTGGTATCAGTTCGTTTATAGGGGACTGAAATATCCACAATTTCATCACGATGCTTAATTAAATAATCAATTAACTTTTGATTATCTGAGAGCAAACTCATAAAAAAGAAGTTAGTATTAAATCCATTATATGCCCATTGAAAATCATATTCAGACAAAATACCTAAGAAACCAGCAATAGAAGCATTTTCTTTAAATCCTTCGATAGAATTTTCTAACAAACATTTAGAGGATAATGCTCGATGATAGTCATCTAATAAACCAATTGAAAAAAACACATTCCCTCGAAAATCATCAATTAATTTTATTCTTTGAAATAATTCGAGATAAGAATCATCTGAAAACGAATTAACCCGTTCCCAAGTAAATTTTTTAGCATCACTGTAAGTCTTTGCAATATCACTACCTAAAAACACCTTATATTTTTCCATATTTACACCTATTATGACTAATTCTTATTAGGAATTCTAACTGGTAATAACACAACTTTACTATTTGATTTATCTACACCAGCTATAATTGTTTTAATTGATTTACCATTATCAATAGCTTTTATTATCGCAATTCTTGTTGGAGCATTTTCAGGTAATTTATACACAACTTAATTAATCCATTTTTCTAACAACTGATTATAGGTGCTTTAAAAATAGTTTTTTAAAGCCTTAGTCCGATAAACAACCTAATTTCACAATCATACTCGTGGCTTTTAAAGTGTTCACTAAGCAATAAAAAGTGCAGTAAATTTTTAAAAATTAGTAAAAATTAACCGCACTTTAATTTATTGTATTAGCTAAAAATCTTCTGCATATTGCATAAAATCAAACTCCCCCTCAGCACGTGAGAATAAATGAGCGGCATAATGATCTATTGCCTCTGCCGGGTTAGTCAATTTTTTAATACCCATCACATCTGCTCTAGGTATCACATAAACATTACGTTCATCATTATGTGAAGATACAAATAATTGATATCCTGTTTTACTCCAATCATCATTGGAGCGGGTATCAAGCAAACATCTTAATTCAAAATATTTTTCATCATTGAATTTATCATCGTCATAACTTTGTCTAAAAGCATGATGAAATTTCTGTTCTAGAAACGCTGTATATTCAGGAAGTGCAACGCCATGACTATCTTCAAAACCTTCTATAATTGAATGAATGGGCATTAATAATAATGAAGGTAAATTACTTTTATATATATTTGAATTTATACCCTCTGAGATAATCCATTTATCACTAAAAAATAACCAAGAGTTAAGCAATTCATAAGGGATACTTTTATGATGTAGCTTATATTCTCCCTTGGAGAATGAAAATGGGTCATAACTTATGTAATAAACAATATCATTAATTATTACGCCAAATTCAGTTATATCATTCATTACTGGAATCTGGCTTCTTTTAATAGCATAAAAAAATCTTCCATCGTATAAATAAGAATATGACTCAGGCTGTATAACTTTAAATCGTTCAATAAGATAATTTTCTGGTTTAACTTTATTTACTAAATTTAAACCATCAAATTTCATTGGGTCAAAATCATCAAATTTTCGATAAAATAAGTTTATTTTATCAAAGCATAGCTCTGATAAGTTGAAATAGACTTCGTCAAACTCTTTATATAAATCAGATTCTGTCATGAATTTCATTTGAGACCTCTCTTTTTAAGCGTTTCCTCAACTAAAGCTATCATATTTCTTTGAGTGTTTTCTAAATATGCTCTATATGTTGGTGATATATCTTTGTTTTCCTTAACATATCTCTGCCAACCTTCCGTTCCTGTTTCAATTTTAGCACTCTTAGATGAATTTAATTCCTTTGGTAAAGGCTGTGAATTCATAGGGTGATTAATTAATTCATTTTGAACATGTTTTGGTAATTTATCAAAACCATCAATTTTATTAAATGCGCTTTGTGGCAAAATATGATCCACCGAAGCTATTGCTCCATCTGGACAATCTTTAAATTTACCATCGAAAGGATCAATATACATCACCCGATCATTTTTTGAATTAACCCAACCGCCTTGCTTAAATTTAGCCTCAACATCACCATATTTTACATTCACAAAATCACAACAATTTGCATTGTGAACCCAAACACCAAATTTCCCTACATGGTAAGTGCTAAATTCTTCTACGGCGATGTTATAAACTGTTTCTAGTTTTCCAGTAGCCTGTTGCGATACCACTTGTAAAGATGGCAAGCCATTTCTATCAAAAAGTAGAACGAGCTTATGCAAAATTGGATGTGAAATTATAAAACTAGCTTAAAGATAAGCAGCGCTGAAAATACAAAAGTGCGGTTAATTTCAAATTTTTTTAAAATCACTGAAAACCAACCACACTTTTAGTATAAAGTTTAACTATTTTGTTGTTCCTTCTTCGCTTTTACTCGCTCTTCCCAGATTTCTCTTGGAATATTGTGCTCTTCAGCTTCTTCCAAGGTAAGAGCACTAATTCCTCTTAAATAAAGAGATCCCCAACTATCTTCCTCTGGAATATAGGCAAATTTAATATTAAATTTGCCATTCTCATTTAGAACAAATTCACATTGATTCCATTCTGACCCTAAAGAAGTCATCAACTTTCTCAATTCCTGAAGATAATGTAATATCTCGGATTCTTTCTCTTCAGGATAATTATCAAAGTTATAATCCATTCTTATCCCATCATGAGTAACCCAAAACATACTTCTTCTTGCTGAAGAATCAATAAACTCACATTGAACTACATATTTTTCCGCCTCAGTTGGCATCATAGACCATATAGTCTCTGCTATATTCTTATAAATATTTTCATATTCTGAGTTAATTTTTATTCTCATGTTGGTATATTTTTAATAAATTCTTTAGGTAAAACCTTACCATCTACAGCATAAGATATTTCAAATTCCCTTACTTTGTTTATCGACCAAATAATGAACCCCAAAATCCTTTTTTATTTTCAACGTTCTTTTTCTTCGCTTCTTCCATTCTTTGTTTGACATAATTTACCCAAACTTGATGAGGGGCATCAAAATCAAATGATTTCATAAAATCATAAGGAATTTTATATTCTGCTAATGGATTTATATCAATCAATTCTTTGGGCGCTATAGGGCTATCAATACCCAAATCAAAACCGTGGATTGCTGCGATTTTGGCATACATTAAAACTTGCGGTTGCAAGTAAAAATCAAAATGTAAAAGTGTGTCTTTGGCTGCTCGTTTCGCAAACTTAAGTTCGAGTAATTTATCTAAAGCCTCTTGCATTCCTTTTATATTTTTATCTGCTAGTGTCACATAAAATTCATGATCGGGAATGCGCTTTAAATCACTACGGGCTTTTTTCTCATCATTTAAGAACGTGAGTGAGCGTTCTTTTAATAATTGCCAATCTCCACTTAACGCCAATAAAGTGTTCGCATTAAAAAAAGGTCTGGTATCAGTTCGTTTATAGGGGACTGAAATATCCACAATTTCATCACGATGTTTAATCAGATAATCAATCAACTTTTGATTAT
It includes:
- a CDS encoding two-partner secretion domain-containing protein; this encodes MNKHHYKVIFSRVLNQLVVVSELAKSAGKAAVDSVETHFSSNSNKINGLDANLGKAPLTGVAFALMLSLGFVWMPQAQAQEMAIRADKSAPGNQQPTVLKTANGLPQVNIQTPSAGGVSRNQYTQFDVAEQGAILNNARKAVQTQMAGWVQGNPNLARGEAKVILNEVNSANPSRLKGYVEVAGKKADVVIANPNGIHCDGCGVINAGRATLTTGKAEVENGNLKGYRVQGGKVTVGEKGMDNRQADYTDIISEKAEIKGGVWSNKGIKVTTGKNKVDRTNDSVVYVGEQPAANTPTTPENQSTYSVDVSQLGGMYAEKIHLVDNGQGLGVRNAGHIGASAGDVKIDSQGKIVNEGHIQAQENALVAASELHNAQGASLVAHKGKASVSTKGEIKQNGQILAKKKIDIKSASLEQSVNGEIVGGDVRLETQGAVVNRGLINARHAEEGEAPSKTVIKGSAIQNIGSGRIYGDKVALGTALLENLDEKDAEGNVVSATIAAREQLDVGAKRILNQSRFYTGNTDGATAMVSLGRFSIGDALDENDESTGKADKVENRSALMQGRGGVWRVGEVVQTNDFFETEVNVVSEKNVDRHYIVPKGESEQRFHLDMSLLQHYSGVRGKNGYRVKSLPSAVDKPKNGDVLSFLLPSVAICQDVNCDIQPETYYLPNDPAWKVFGIYTQQRNHIERVLSTAQVPVEPIKPSEPANLANLDEAAKAAYQTQLNDYQQALKNYQLEKAEFDKTIKPLYVQWMKDNEAQFNALATAIENHNAAIAAYVGRKIEDYWITNVNKEVIRATTVTQSQPAKIVMDGEMTVDTDKFTNDKSQVLLGGALHLLNAKIDNINAEGMQYTEAYGDKKYSRLLKRKSKTASGRNKYKRRETNETVGRLYTDSRTITLPVANVFTDYTFDAHELANENDRGMSLPSSSLYKVNPTSNNQVLVETDPQFTDRRKWLSSDYMFKMLRADPQNILKRLGDGYYEQQLIRNQLNQLTGRPFLDNYANFEAQYKALMDNAVTAAGQFHLMPGVALSKEQVQALTSDIVWFEPQTVTLKDGSQQVVLAPKVYLSKTRQEDIKNSGVDGRATLISADQIIIDTDKDVHNQAQMAARTLTYIQANNIHNDGKINGQQVALLAENDITGAGRFEADNALLLQAGKQIALNSTTATNEVKSGGYRNNQTHIDRQATVYVKGENGSLTLAAENIALNAVNIINDGKGQTRLHATDKLELGTVMEQSEQQLGGSSNHRKHEKATKAQVTRVHSQGDVTLQANTMTAEGTQLQSKGALQLSATEALRLGTTTENHSLEEYHKDKTKRLGGSESHESYLHTESQTQQATQLNGQSVKVAAGGDLTAVATQVLATGDLIFTAGGKLNLESAIDSEKRIEWEKHQKSGLTSGYSGGVARVGYEKSNHALDGQASEQQAKVAQLTSKNGDVMLLANKALTLDGSHLDAGGDMLLSGSEVKVNAVYDRSQSEQHSRTKVKGVGVRATIDEHAVKKQQYQDESANGSTQTLVGKIINFVEATDKANHQIANRVAGYGYRQQTESHHYAQSETAKGAELSAKGNLTIQAREADISAQGGQYHAGKDLQLNAKGNVLLAAAQSWQSSRNEQRRKGANYDGAQRADGMFGVYNDKSHGIGENSQQQGALMTAGGASSIVAQTGNISAQGLKLISEQNAQLQAGKDIRLTTAVEHINTDESSTKRAVGAAKVSDTERFFGYHRELSSKQQGQTVHSGSLISSLNGDVKVNAGGEYQQTSSELLAKNKISVDAASIKTDTVFNEQSLKSHESDLKIGNFTRVKSPIIDLINTIESTVKNKDASDRVKAANLMSIAAQGYNALELAKEVDISNWSKNPTDAGYLLRIETGTGFSHHRDNREGWEKISQANRMNAKDIELNAHSGKLDLTHTDLTSRDKTGQRLADSHISLYGRDGIDYQAGLDLGQYKGRQQNSGVEVGTAVSVGAKTGWSFYLQLGFGQGKQDSEFQTVRNSQIDTERLSLKTGDSTKSSPQADAHLRGVTAKARVIETDIQGDLTVESLQSHAKSKNTSSGLNLQVEGGFGSAWGASVGAQAAKGTTEYHQVLEQAGLFAEDHYNVKADNVHLKGAAIIGQNPEANRLETNALTFEDIHNHSSSKASSGSLNLNLKQTADEQIDNKTGKVVKENAPDSTLVKGERSGGVNGGLPMSQSDSDSSLTKATLSEGTIILTKDTTPTATTAKALGINTELAQANPQVETPKDVNKQLDEQRQIREAAGHIQTAVNKYIDVQQKAIAKEIKVLQSQKEAAEARGDSAQANALDEQILNARISQDQWGTGGEYKRATDALTQAVLMGVSGGSAQAIAAAGASPYVNQVIKDVTKDIPSLNLPAHVIWGAIEAELTGGSATTGAISTAAGELGAAYLAEHIFGKKAAELSPEERSKVRDAAKAIAGIAGGLSSAMQGQDLVSSLNDTSVGMTVANNAVENNYLKPSDLVEAERKYKACKGDSDCEMRVVEETNELSKKRNQELDEYRQSLERELLAAKRRAEQQCAGNADCYLAYSQEANKHFKEQLNAYLAHVSEGKDFESLARNYYPDDAYFRSIWYGLTNSGPQKTKESLKSAKDYIDNTSFGEALDDTLRIGEKLVRLPKEWIEQDIPAHSVEKALREMTDGNPQDVGEVFFGLTTGAATVSVAGKTMKWIGGKWVRSPDVDYSRDNANLGLNNKGFNISLNENISVKPAGTISNIDSVNKLIKGELPGVSTNNRVGVPREMTPTSTPNETAKDFINKYAKSKGYQLPKPKIDNGIHRYDINGGAKNGGETILYRPAGTASSKTTDTTATVEINSQELRNINRNQQLKMKFPIKSEVK
- a CDS encoding immunity 49 family protein, producing the protein MEKYKVFLGSDIAKTYSDAKKFTWERVNSFSDDSYLELFQRIKLIDDFRGNVFFSIGLLDDYHRALSSKCLLENSIEGFKENASIAGFLGILSEYDFQWAYNGFNTNFFFMSLLSDNQKLIDYLIKHRDEIVDISVPYKRTDTRPFFNANTLLALSGDWTLLKERSLTFLNDEKKARSDLKRIPDYEFYVALADKNIKGMQEALDKLLELKFAKRAAKDTLLHFDFYLQPQVLMYAKIAVIHGFDLGIDSPIAPKELIDINPLAEYKIPYDFMKSFDFDAPHQVWVNYVKQRMEEAKQKKVENKKGFWSSLFGR